One segment of Plasmodium vivax chromosome 14, whole genome shotgun sequence DNA contains the following:
- a CDS encoding translation initiation factor SUI1, putative (encoded by transcript PVX_101080A), whose amino-acid sequence MNLAIQNLGINDPFTNENIVDKGNGKPNTTNLIHIRNQQRNGRKSVTTVQGLGKTYDLKKMVRALKKEFNCNGTIIEDSEHGSIIQLQGDKRNNVKDFLIREGICAGDHIRIHGA is encoded by the exons ATGAACCTCGCTATACAGAATCTTGGTATTAATGACCCCTTCACAAATGAAAACATTGTTGATAAGGGGAATGGTAAACCGAACACGACGAATTTAATAC ATATAAGAAATCAACAAAGAAATGGTAGAAAGAGCGTTACGACAGTGCAAGGATTAGGAAAAACGTatgatttgaaaaaaatggtccGAGCCTTAAAAAAG gaATTCAACTGTAATGGAACAATCATAGAAGATAGCGAGCATGGTTCAATTATTCAACTGCAGGGAGACAAGAGAAATAACGTTAAAGACTTTTTAATACGAGAAGGAATTTGCGCAGGGGACCATATACGTATACATGGCGCTTAA
- a CDS encoding ubiquitin-conjugating enzyme domain containing protein (encoded by transcript PVX_101085A): MWYDNERVPEEEGVSKLLVGKTFAYFPKCPDDEGRHVQGEGRYGGVGKEGHLPHRGNANKADNMETMDSVNRAGKGGVMDTMEDVGDSHRGDDPMSETNGDGGHPADELDSMHHVDGLDSVLFNQKEYVLIQQRLGRTIIPLNPELLAQSTLEQEIIDGYLSEIHKNVRKCSILTEYSFLVQQMPRGIYCLPQKDNLLVWDVFIILYSTVYRNAKFKAQIRLGENYPHSIPEVFFLSPVFHPFINLQTGKLNLGKHLNEWTPKSHYMSLIFLYMRNIFYLQDEYNKENVENEEAYFLLNNDRELFLRKVHECVQMSNERLYQQVDNCMFNFGAELASREIADMMQQVKDDPLCSRKAEAFIHWLINDYAAGASEGVISEAVISEEVISEEVISEEVISEEVKSENSPIEELISEEVRSEEVRSEEVRSEEAISEDPPSEEVISEDPSSEAKRNEDTPSEEVRSEEPPSEKAITEEVISEEVISEDTPSEEVRSEDPPSEEVLSEDPPSEKAISEDPPSKEVISEDPPSEEVISEDPPSEDPTSEEVTGEKVTGEKVTNEEVPGEGVPGEDPPRDGTEEGGAPPNEVTPHYDNGKRENEHDGATPVDATAVQHLRRDRRKRSPMQ, from the coding sequence ATGTGGTACGACAATGAACGGGTCCCAGAGGAAGAGGGGGTGAGTAAGCTGCTCGTTGGAAAAACGTTCGCCTACTTTCCAAAGTGCCCAGACGATGAAGGTCGTCATgtgcagggggaggggcgatACGGAGGGGTAGGCAAGGAGGGCCATCTGCCCCATAGGGGGAATGCCAACAAGGCGGACAATATGGAAACCATGGACAGTGTGAACAGAGCAGGAAAGGGGGGAGTTATGGATACGATGGAAGACGTGGGGGACTCCCACAGGGGGGATGACCCGATGAGCGAGACCAATGGGGATGGTGGGCACCCCGCGGATGAACTGGACAGCATGCACCACGTGGACGGACTAGACAGCGTTCTCTTCAACCAGAAGGAGTACGTGCTAATCCAGCAGAGACTGGGAAGGACGATCATCCCCCTAAACCCAGAGCTACTGGCGCAGTCCACCCTGGAGCAAGAAATCATCGACGGCTACCTAAGCGAgattcacaaaaatgtcCGCAAGTGTTCAATCCTAACAGAGTACTCCTTTCTCGTGCAACAAATGCCAAGGGGAATTTACTGCCTTCCACAAAAGGATAATTTACTCGTGTGGGAtgtattcataattttgtataGCACTGTTTATAGGAATGCAAAATTTAAAGCGCAAATCCGATTGGGGGAAAATTACCCGCATTCAATTCCtgaggtgttttttttatcccctgtttttcatccttttataaatttacaaacgggaaaattaaatttgGGGAAACATTTAAATGAATGGACTCCCAAAAGTCATTACATGTCTTTAATATTTCTGTACatgagaaatattttttatttgcaagATGAATATAACAAGGAAAACGTagaaaatgaggaggcctattttttacttaacaATGACCGGGAGCTGTTTCTGCGGAAGGTTCACGAATGTGTGCAAATGTCCAATGAGCGCCTGTACCAACAGGTAGACAACTGCATGTTCAATTTTGGCGCGGAGCTGGCTAGCCGGGAAATCGCGGACATGATGCAGCAGGTGAAGGACGACCCCCTCTGCAGCAGGAAGGCGGAGGCGTTCATACACTGGCTCATCAACGATTATGCGGCGGGGGCCAGCGAGGGGGTCATCAGTGAAGCGGTCATCAGCGAAGAAGTCATCAGCGAAGAAGTCATCAGCGAAGAAGTCATCAGTGAGGAGGTGAAGAGTGAGAACTCGCCCATTGAAGAATTGATCAGTGAGGAGGTGCGCAGTGAAGAGGTACGCAGTGAAGAGGTACGCAGTGAAGAAGCTATTAGTGAGGACCCGCCCAGCGAAGAAGTCATTAGTGAGGACCCCTCCAGTGAAGCGAAACGCAATGAGGACACTCCCAGTGAAGAGGTACGCAGTGAGGAGCCTCCCAGTGAAAAAGCAATTACTGAGGAGGTGATCAGTGAAGAAGTGATCAGTGAGGACACTCCCAGTGAAGAGGTACGCAGTGAGGATCCGCCCAGTGAAGAGGTACTCAGTGAAGACCCGCCCAGTGAAAAAGCGATTAGTGAGGATCCACCTAGTAAAGAAGTGATTAGTGAGGATCCACCTAGTGAAGAAGTGATTAGTGAGGATCCGCCCAGTGAGGACCCCACCAGCGAGGAAGTTACCGGCGAAAAAGTTACTGGTGAAAAAGTTACCAACGAGGAAGTTCCCGGCGAAGGAGTTCCCGGCGAGGACCCGCCCCGCGACGGCACAGAGGAGGGGGGTGCGCCCCCGAATGAAGTGACCCCCCACTATGACAACGGCAAGCGCGAAAACGAGCATGACGGCGCAACACCCGTGGACGCTACCGCCGTTCAGCACCTCCGGAGGGACAGAAGGAAGAGGTCACCCATGCAGTAG